From Doryrhamphus excisus isolate RoL2022-K1 chromosome 22, RoL_Dexc_1.0, whole genome shotgun sequence, one genomic window encodes:
- the bpnt2 gene encoding inositol monophosphatase 3, giving the protein MAPMGIRLSPLGVAVFCLVGVGILYHLYAEVISSRLAAFRRKKNVDLRELLAASVEAAVLGGKEVKKVRDENILKEKSKGKTKEGANELLTLGDLLSHRKMYNLLRNTFPEVTVISEEHDNLVDQAAVWSQVIPAEILDKMEGGKEVPAESVTVWIDPLDATQEYTENLVKYVTTMVCVAVDGKPVIGVIHQPFTGFTAWALVHQGSNMSARSAYSVTPPKVIVSRSHSGKVRSYIQDAFGNTTAIIHAGGAGYKVLSLLQMPPGDREAIDQADVYIHITFIKKWDICAGAALLTSLGGHMTSLKGEDIDYSGTPLTKGGLVASVGVDHKAILEKLPNWDPDQQ; this is encoded by the exons ATGGCTCCCATGGGCATCCGCCTGTCACCGCTCGGCGTGGCCGTGTTCTGCCTTGTCGGAGTGGGCATTTTGTACCACCTTTACGCCGAGGTCATCTCCAGCAGACTGGCTGCTTTCAG AAGGAAGAAGAATGTGGATCTGAGAGAACTTCTGGCTGCATCGGTGGAAGCTGCGGTTCTTGGAGGCAAAGAG GTGAAGAAGGTGCGTGACGAAAACATTTTGAAGGAGAAGTCCAAGGGCAAGACAAAGGAGGGGGCAAACGAGCTTCTGACCCTGGGTGACCTGCTGTCGCACCGAAAGATGTACAACCTTCTCAGGAACACCTTCCCTGAAGTCACG GTAATCAGCGAGGAACATGACAACTTGGTGGATCAGGCCGCAGTCTGGAGTCAGGTCATTCCAGCGGAGATCCTCGACAAGATGGAAGGAGGCAAGGAAGTTCCCGCTGAGAGTGTCACTGTGTGGATCGATCCTTTAGATGCCACGCAGGAATACACAG AGAACCTGGTCAAGTATGTGACCACCATGGTGTGTGTGGCTGTGGACGGGAAACCAGTGATTGGGGTCATCCACCAGCCATTCACCGGCTTCACTG CGTGGGCGCTGGTGCATCAGGGATCCAATATGTCCGCCCGCTCGGCCTACAGCGTCACCCCCCCTAAAGTCATTGTGTCCCGTTCCCACTCGGGGAAAGTCAGGAGCTATATCCAGGATGcgtttggaaacactacagcCATCATTCATGCAGGAGGAGCCG ggTACAAGGTCCTGTCTCTCCTGCAAATGCCACCAGGTGATCGAGAGGCCATAGACCAAGCCGACGTTTACATTCACAtcactttcattaaaaaatgggACATCTGCGCTGGTGCAGCACTCTTGACCTCACTGG GGGGACACATGACATCTCTGAAGGGAGAGGACATTGACTACAGTGGGACGCCTCTCACCAAaggaggactggtggccagcgtGGGTGTGGATCACAAGGCCATACTGGAGAAGCTGCCAAACTGGGATCCTGACCAGCAGTGA
- the borcs7 gene encoding BLOC-1-related complex subunit 7, which translates to MASAESQARFGQSVKGLLSDKVGSCSADVIALTRQVLKISRSQELLGQAARNMVIQEDAILHSEDSLRKMSIITTHLQYQQEAIQKNVEHSKNLQDQLRHLLK; encoded by the exons ATGGCGTCAGCTGAATCCCAGGCTCGGTTCGGTCAGTCCGTTAAAGGATTATTATCCGATAAAGTGGGTTCCTGCAGCGCAGACGTGATAGCACTGACGCGGCAGGTGCTCAAAATATCCCGCAGCCAAGAG CTTCTAGGCCAAGCAGCCAGAAATATGGTCATTCAAGAGGATGCCATCTTGCATTCAGAAGAT AGCCTGAGAAAAATGTCCATAATAACGACACATTTACAATACCA ACAAGAGGCCATCCAGAAGAA TGTGGAGCATTCGAAAAACCTGCAGGATCAGCTGAGACATCTTCTCAAGTGA